A stretch of bacterium DNA encodes these proteins:
- a CDS encoding CPBP family intramembrane metalloprotease, producing the protein MLRSLRKKAGYYQSSRTLAFGLISMLPLLLGYEYLTLAASRDHMAQVRNGGDVILRTLLSLVGIHSPFYLGIGLVVVIGAAILLRRKGTRLMPHYFFFGVIESAVYALLMTLILTTVTDRLMLALGNGRSFHANLMLALGAGVYEEILFRAFLFAGSVWILTNKTRIHPAAIFMMCAAVSSVLFSAAHYMGAERFSWYAALYRFFAGVLFCLIYQFRGLGIAGWTHALYDCFLIL; encoded by the coding sequence ATGCTTCGGTCGTTGCGAAAAAAAGCGGGGTATTATCAGAGTTCGCGCACGCTGGCCTTTGGTCTGATCTCCATGCTGCCCCTCTTGCTCGGCTATGAGTACCTAACACTCGCAGCCAGCCGGGATCATATGGCGCAGGTCCGCAACGGCGGCGATGTCATCCTTCGCACCCTGCTCTCCCTGGTGGGCATTCACAGCCCCTTTTATCTGGGCATCGGACTGGTGGTGGTCATCGGCGCCGCGATCCTGTTGCGCCGTAAGGGAACCCGGCTGATGCCGCACTACTTCTTTTTCGGCGTGATCGAGAGTGCGGTCTATGCCCTGCTCATGACCCTGATCCTCACCACCGTCACCGATCGTCTGATGCTGGCGCTTGGCAACGGGCGTTCCTTTCATGCCAATTTGATGCTGGCCCTGGGCGCGGGAGTCTATGAGGAGATCTTGTTCAGGGCGTTCCTTTTTGCCGGCTCGGTCTGGATCCTGACCAACAAGACGCGTATTCATCCCGCCGCGATCTTTATGATGTGCGCAGCCGTCTCTTCCGTGCTTTTTTCCGCCGCTCACTACATGGGCGCCGAGCGCTTTTCGTGGTATGCAGCCCTCTACCGTTTTTTCGCAGGCGTGCTTTTCTGCCTGATTTACCAGTTCCGGGGTTTGGGGATTGCGGGCTGGACCCATGCCCTCTATGACTGTTTTCTGATCCTCTGA
- a CDS encoding UvrD-helicase domain-containing protein: MTRNDGKMPLAPHWLTTDLNPAQSEAVSWSDGPVLILAGAGSGKTRVLTYRIAWLLANGLAEPREILAMTFTNKAAGEMRERVRKLVPDMISGMWIGTFHSLFARLLRREAERLNYTSNFAIYDEDDQHALIKTILAELKIPVTEFPPKQIAYKISSAKNAFILQDQFAQMASTRQDQIIASLYSAYQRRMRENNAMDFDDLLIKPIELFQLYPLVLEYYQSRFRYILVDEYQDTNHAQYVALRMLAAQHRNICVVGDDDQSIYRWRGAEIRNILDFEKDYPDCAKFRLEQNYRSTKNILAVAHSVVRNNRQRHEKMLWTEKPEGDPITLLEVEDDLEEARTVVNKLALEMRAHHLDFQDFAVLYRTNAQSRVLEEALRRENIPYIIVGGVKFYERKEVKDVIAYLRVLCNPADSISLRRIINYPARGIGETSLGRIEAWAQEHQISIFDATGQAQQIPGLSARTAEQVASFHALMNKYNALCLEIAPAELASSLVNELGILREYKQEGTIESLSRAENIRELLLAIAEYSNQAGEEGSLQGYLENVALTTDLDTWDDRANAVTLMTLHSAKGLEFPVVFITGLEEGLFPISRSLSDPPALEEERRLFYVGATRAKNKLYLAWARNRRKFGETAASIASRFLREVEPSLVQIESSYRTSSMHRPRASAVRRREADPMPRYEDESQEMLEFRVGMRVLHPTFGKGTILRLEPSSAGSLKLRVLFDQEGEKRLVLPYAKLEIL, encoded by the coding sequence ATGACCCGAAACGACGGAAAAATGCCGCTGGCACCCCATTGGCTGACAACGGATCTCAATCCGGCCCAGAGTGAGGCCGTCTCCTGGAGCGATGGTCCGGTTCTCATCCTTGCCGGCGCCGGCAGCGGCAAGACCCGGGTCCTGACCTACCGCATCGCCTGGCTGCTGGCCAATGGTCTGGCGGAGCCCCGTGAAATTCTGGCCATGACCTTTACCAACAAGGCTGCTGGCGAAATGCGCGAACGCGTGCGCAAGCTGGTGCCCGATATGATCTCCGGGATGTGGATCGGCACCTTCCATTCGCTTTTTGCCCGGCTACTGCGCCGCGAAGCGGAGCGGTTGAATTATACCAGCAATTTCGCCATCTACGACGAGGATGATCAGCATGCCCTGATCAAGACCATTCTTGCCGAACTGAAAATTCCTGTGACCGAATTCCCGCCGAAACAGATTGCCTACAAGATCAGCAGCGCCAAGAATGCTTTCATCCTCCAGGATCAGTTCGCCCAGATGGCCAGCACCCGGCAGGATCAAATCATCGCGAGCCTTTATTCGGCCTATCAGCGCCGGATGCGCGAGAACAACGCCATGGATTTTGATGACCTCCTCATCAAACCCATCGAGCTTTTTCAGCTTTACCCGCTGGTCCTGGAGTACTATCAGAGCCGGTTCCGGTATATCCTCGTCGACGAGTACCAGGACACCAATCATGCCCAGTATGTGGCGCTGCGGATGCTCGCCGCCCAGCATCGGAATATCTGTGTCGTCGGCGATGACGATCAATCCATCTATCGCTGGCGTGGAGCGGAGATTCGTAACATCCTTGATTTCGAGAAAGATTACCCGGATTGCGCCAAATTCCGCCTCGAACAGAATTACCGTTCCACAAAGAATATCCTGGCGGTAGCCCATTCCGTGGTCCGGAATAACCGCCAGCGCCATGAAAAAATGCTCTGGACTGAAAAACCGGAGGGCGATCCCATCACCTTGCTGGAGGTGGAGGATGACCTGGAGGAAGCGCGCACCGTGGTTAACAAGCTGGCCCTGGAGATGCGCGCCCATCACCTCGATTTCCAGGATTTCGCCGTGCTTTACCGCACCAACGCCCAATCGCGCGTGCTCGAAGAAGCTTTGCGGCGCGAAAACATCCCCTACATCATCGTGGGCGGCGTCAAATTCTATGAACGCAAGGAGGTGAAGGACGTCATCGCCTATCTGCGGGTACTTTGCAATCCGGCGGACTCGATCAGTCTGCGCCGCATCATCAATTACCCCGCCCGCGGTATCGGCGAGACCAGCCTCGGCCGGATCGAGGCCTGGGCCCAGGAACACCAGATCTCGATTTTCGATGCCACCGGTCAGGCCCAGCAGATCCCCGGCCTCTCGGCGCGCACTGCCGAGCAAGTGGCCAGCTTTCATGCCCTGATGAATAAATACAACGCGCTGTGCCTCGAGATCGCTCCCGCCGAGTTGGCCTCTTCGCTGGTCAACGAACTCGGCATACTGCGGGAGTATAAACAGGAGGGGACCATTGAATCCCTGAGCCGCGCCGAGAATATCCGCGAGCTCTTACTGGCCATCGCCGAGTATTCCAACCAGGCGGGGGAGGAGGGAAGCCTTCAGGGCTATCTGGAGAATGTCGCCCTCACCACCGACCTCGACACCTGGGATGACCGCGCCAATGCCGTGACTCTGATGACCCTGCACAGCGCCAAAGGCCTCGAATTCCCGGTCGTCTTCATCACCGGTCTGGAGGAGGGGCTGTTTCCCATCAGCCGCTCCCTCTCCGATCCACCCGCGCTGGAGGAAGAACGCCGCCTTTTCTACGTCGGAGCTACACGCGCCAAGAACAAGCTCTACCTGGCCTGGGCACGAAACCGGCGCAAATTCGGCGAAACCGCTGCTAGCATCGCCTCCCGGTTCCTGCGCGAAGTCGAACCGTCCCTGGTGCAGATCGAGAGTTCCTATCGCACCTCCTCCATGCACCGCCCGCGTGCGAGCGCCGTGCGTCGGCGTGAGGCCGATCCTATGCCCCGCTATGAAGATGAATCCCAGGAGATGCTGGAATTCCGTGTCGGCATGCGCGTTCTGCACCCTACCTTCGGCAAGGGGACCATCCTTCGCCTCGAACCCTCCTCCGCCGGTTCATTGAAACTGCGGGTGCTGTTTGACCAGGAGGGCGAGAAACGCCTGGTCCTGCCTTATGCAAAATTGGAGATCCTATGA
- the nadC gene encoding carboxylating nicotinate-nucleotide diphosphorylase produces MEEEVKQQAAVLIRMALAEDLGEHGDITSAAISEVCAACKGILLAKAEGTLAGIEIVRMVFDAVDPALESHPLAADGQHVHKGQILMQVWGEPDRLLMAERTALNFIGRLSGIATLTQRFVDAVAGTRARILDTRKTTPGWRLLEKYAVRCGGGLNHRMGLYDLFLIKDNHIVAAGGITPAVERCRKYARKQGLTAGIEVEVRSLAEVEEALNLGVDRIMLDNMPLTLMHQAVERCAGRIPLEASGNVNLTTVAAIAQTGVDYISSGSLTHSAPVLDISLDLESR; encoded by the coding sequence ATGGAAGAAGAGGTAAAACAGCAAGCCGCGGTGCTCATCAGGATGGCGCTGGCCGAGGATCTGGGGGAGCATGGCGATATCACCAGCGCGGCCATTTCGGAGGTCTGTGCGGCCTGCAAAGGGATCCTGCTCGCCAAAGCGGAAGGAACACTCGCCGGCATCGAGATCGTCCGCATGGTTTTCGATGCAGTGGATCCCGCTCTGGAAAGCCATCCCCTGGCTGCTGACGGACAGCACGTTCATAAAGGCCAGATCCTGATGCAGGTCTGGGGAGAGCCCGACCGCCTACTGATGGCCGAACGGACCGCTCTGAATTTTATCGGGCGGCTTTCGGGGATCGCCACGCTGACGCAACGCTTCGTCGATGCGGTGGCTGGTACAAGGGCGCGCATCCTGGATACTCGCAAAACCACACCGGGATGGCGGTTGCTCGAAAAGTACGCAGTGCGCTGCGGCGGCGGCCTCAATCACCGTATGGGGCTCTATGACCTCTTCCTGATCAAGGACAACCATATCGTTGCCGCTGGCGGTATCACCCCGGCCGTAGAACGCTGCCGGAAGTACGCCCGCAAGCAGGGTTTGACCGCCGGAATTGAGGTGGAGGTCAGGTCCTTGGCCGAAGTCGAGGAGGCGCTGAATCTCGGCGTAGATCGCATCATGCTCGACAATATGCCTCTTACCCTCATGCACCAGGCGGTGGAACGCTGTGCTGGCCGGATCCCCCTCGAAGCCTCAGGCAACGTGAACCTGACAACGGTCGCCGCCATCGCACAGACCGGTGTGGACTACATCAGCAGCGGCAGTCTGACCCACTCGGCGCCGGTCCTTGATATCAGCCTGGATCTCGAGAGCCGCTAA
- a CDS encoding tetratricopeptide repeat protein yields the protein MKRKLLSAMFTAAALLLLIHTLSAQESVLQEERDFRFAEQLAEKKLYDLAAQQFSRFADLWPTSPRAPEALFRAAESLEALEAWQRAADTYLRLVLAYPEAANADKALFNRGKLLAQLGDPLQSALTLERIRLFMPKSELIPLALVSAAEQFRSAGETRQAYNAATAMLAQYPDSPHRNRALFLLAKLQRDARKPALALQEINRINTSRIETGQDIEITLMHGRLLNDLGRYAKADSVLETLLSVTVASDSLGAAACALVQSLYGRGQYIKAIAIAERALGRTLTNTDANRLRLYLGDCHAALGETAQALHSLAAIQADSLSPAESCKLAFRRGVLQQRAGEPALALPWFSQLLAKPDTLPGLERLQRQALRQQTRIFIELGNPGEALRLLRRQFDTNPNLRDLILLQRAEIERSLLRDPVSARQDYQLLSHFYPASPLVDEAALGVAACQESEGDVAAAIKSYANFIALYPASESIPQARARLLWLRDYAPKEASGRDQVLSRLLLAVGKPGPALDWAEEQIKRDHAFDAGLVLLRGILLRGSLKADEEVRLFCLAGLAHARLAGKLDLEGAHERAKLHADTLMQAAAWLRGHAGGMECGEEIERLAMLAKYQSLTAPLVRAAYADTLLARVPAGDSLEAPLRIGQARDWYRFAVDSSSAHWLNRAVAACSEMARRKDQPELQIEAAFLRSTIYAARQQPDSAIQVLQAALAGGTASPAASEAALKLAARLEEAGRLDEAAARYQEWLSRYYYAGHADSIRSRLCQIHFRQRQFDQARSCMAANDDGALFQDLAPYLEHPREDDLLWLSAQSWLLQQNLPAAITAFQTYLRANPDGRHRSDAMLALADLYLLDGNPEAAVGHLEALMSTAPGDSLYCVALSRTADLYYDRKEYAKAAPLYARLKGTASGDLQRSATAREVLCEYKQQNIARARQLADAFRKTWKDRKAEAQFLYEDGMFCLANKDFKAAEINLKELATRYKDLPDAADGEMGLARMYATLNNAEEALKILTNIPNKYSDPRILALAYINLGEFYYENRQLENCVTAGRKALEFTVQGPEQRRALELLITVFDDLRLWENAVILLRQYIAAYPDREETFNRRVQLGIFLINLKEYDRGIDQLKSLLPLADAESEAEIQYWIAKAYHERGEMTQAIIEYLKVRYTCRPSKLPWGTTALYEAGQTYVKLGNLANARKLFQQIVQEKGMGDQFGRVANERIREIDAMLAQKKG from the coding sequence ATGAAAAGAAAACTGCTCTCCGCGATGTTCACTGCAGCGGCCCTGCTCCTGCTGATCCATACCCTCTCTGCGCAGGAGTCGGTCCTACAGGAGGAGCGGGATTTTCGTTTCGCCGAACAGCTGGCGGAGAAGAAATTATATGACCTAGCCGCACAGCAGTTCAGTCGTTTCGCTGATCTTTGGCCCACCAGCCCGCGTGCCCCCGAGGCGCTTTTCCGTGCAGCGGAGAGTCTTGAAGCCCTTGAAGCCTGGCAGCGCGCGGCGGATACCTATTTGCGCCTGGTGCTGGCTTACCCCGAAGCGGCCAATGCCGATAAAGCGCTCTTCAACCGCGGCAAGCTGCTGGCCCAGCTCGGCGATCCACTGCAGTCCGCACTTACACTCGAACGCATCCGCCTTTTCATGCCTAAAAGCGAGTTGATTCCCCTTGCTCTGGTGTCGGCGGCGGAGCAGTTTCGCTCGGCTGGAGAGACCAGACAAGCCTACAACGCCGCCACCGCCATGCTGGCGCAATACCCCGATTCACCGCACCGTAACCGGGCCCTCTTCCTCCTGGCCAAATTGCAGCGGGATGCCCGCAAGCCGGCCCTCGCCCTGCAAGAAATCAACCGGATCAACACCTCCCGGATTGAGACCGGACAGGATATCGAGATCACCCTGATGCACGGCCGCCTTTTGAATGATCTCGGCCGCTATGCCAAAGCCGACAGTGTCCTTGAAACCCTACTCTCTGTGACCGTGGCCAGCGACTCGCTCGGAGCTGCCGCTTGTGCTCTGGTCCAGTCGCTCTATGGACGCGGCCAGTACATCAAGGCGATCGCTATCGCTGAACGGGCCCTTGGACGCACCTTGACAAACACCGATGCGAACCGTCTCCGCCTCTACCTGGGAGACTGCCATGCCGCCCTCGGCGAAACGGCCCAGGCGCTTCATAGCCTGGCGGCCATCCAGGCGGACTCGCTCTCTCCCGCCGAGTCCTGCAAACTGGCCTTCCGTCGCGGGGTATTGCAGCAACGCGCCGGTGAACCGGCGCTCGCTCTGCCTTGGTTCAGTCAGCTCCTCGCCAAGCCGGATACCCTGCCGGGATTGGAACGGTTGCAGCGCCAGGCCCTGCGACAACAGACCCGAATCTTCATCGAACTCGGCAATCCCGGTGAGGCACTACGCCTGCTGCGGCGCCAGTTCGATACCAATCCAAACCTGCGTGATCTGATTCTGTTGCAGCGCGCGGAAATCGAACGCTCCCTGCTTCGTGATCCCGTATCCGCCCGGCAGGACTATCAGTTGCTGAGCCACTTCTACCCAGCCAGTCCCCTGGTGGATGAAGCCGCCCTTGGCGTCGCAGCCTGTCAGGAGTCCGAGGGAGACGTCGCTGCGGCGATCAAATCGTACGCAAATTTCATCGCGCTTTATCCCGCCTCCGAGAGCATCCCGCAAGCCCGCGCACGGCTGCTCTGGCTGCGTGACTATGCTCCTAAAGAGGCCTCCGGACGAGATCAGGTACTTTCGCGGCTGCTGCTCGCCGTAGGAAAACCGGGACCTGCCCTGGATTGGGCGGAAGAACAGATCAAGAGAGATCATGCCTTCGATGCCGGTCTGGTCCTGTTGCGCGGAATCCTTTTGCGTGGCTCGCTGAAAGCGGATGAGGAGGTCCGGCTCTTCTGTCTAGCCGGACTGGCGCATGCGCGCCTTGCCGGTAAACTGGATCTGGAAGGAGCACATGAACGCGCCAAACTGCATGCCGATACCCTTATGCAAGCTGCCGCATGGCTTAGAGGCCACGCCGGCGGCATGGAATGCGGGGAAGAGATCGAGCGGTTGGCCATGCTCGCAAAATACCAGAGTCTGACGGCGCCTCTGGTACGCGCGGCCTATGCGGACACCCTTCTCGCCCGGGTTCCAGCAGGAGATAGCCTGGAAGCACCGCTGCGCATCGGGCAAGCACGCGACTGGTACCGCTTCGCCGTCGACAGCAGCAGCGCTCATTGGCTTAACCGCGCCGTGGCAGCCTGCAGCGAGATGGCCAGGCGTAAGGACCAGCCGGAGTTGCAGATCGAGGCGGCTTTTCTGAGGAGCACAATCTACGCCGCCCGTCAACAACCCGATTCGGCGATTCAGGTCCTGCAGGCGGCCCTGGCAGGCGGCACGGCTTCTCCTGCCGCGTCCGAGGCCGCTCTGAAACTTGCCGCCCGGCTCGAGGAGGCCGGCCGGCTGGACGAGGCGGCCGCACGCTATCAGGAATGGCTCTCTCGCTATTACTATGCCGGACACGCCGACAGCATCCGCAGCCGGCTTTGTCAAATTCACTTCCGGCAACGCCAGTTCGACCAGGCTCGTTCCTGCATGGCGGCTAACGACGATGGAGCGTTGTTCCAGGATTTGGCGCCCTATCTCGAACATCCGCGCGAGGATGACCTGCTCTGGCTCTCCGCCCAGAGCTGGCTGCTGCAGCAGAATTTGCCGGCAGCCATTACCGCTTTCCAGACGTATCTACGCGCCAATCCCGATGGCCGCCATCGCAGCGACGCCATGCTGGCCCTGGCGGATCTCTACCTGCTGGATGGCAATCCGGAAGCCGCCGTCGGCCACCTGGAAGCCCTGATGAGCACCGCACCCGGCGACAGCCTTTACTGCGTTGCGCTTAGCCGTACCGCCGATCTCTATTACGACCGCAAGGAATACGCCAAAGCCGCACCACTTTACGCCCGTCTTAAGGGCACGGCGTCCGGCGATTTGCAGCGCAGTGCTACGGCCCGCGAGGTCCTCTGCGAATACAAACAACAAAATATCGCCCGCGCCCGCCAACTCGCCGATGCTTTTCGTAAAACCTGGAAGGATCGCAAGGCCGAGGCGCAGTTCCTTTACGAGGATGGCATGTTCTGCCTCGCCAACAAGGACTTTAAAGCTGCTGAGATCAATCTCAAGGAACTGGCCACCAGGTACAAGGATTTGCCAGACGCTGCTGATGGAGAGATGGGGTTGGCTCGGATGTATGCAACCCTCAACAACGCCGAAGAAGCCTTGAAAATACTAACCAATATCCCCAATAAATACAGCGATCCACGGATCCTTGCGCTCGCTTATATCAACCTGGGCGAGTTTTATTATGAAAACCGCCAGCTGGAAAACTGCGTTACCGCGGGGCGCAAGGCCCTCGAGTTTACCGTCCAGGGGCCTGAACAAAGACGCGCCTTAGAGCTGCTGATCACCGTCTTTGATGACCTGCGTCTCTGGGAAAATGCGGTCATTTTGCTGCGCCAATACATCGCGGCCTATCCCGACCGGGAGGAGACTTTCAACCGTCGTGTCCAGCTCGGGATATTCCTCATCAATCTCAAGGAATACGATCGCGGGATCGATCAGCTGAAAAGCCTGCTGCCGCTCGCGGACGCCGAGAGTGAAGCTGAAATACAGTACTGGATCGCCAAGGCCTACCATGAGCGCGGCGAAATGACCCAGGCGATCATTGAGTATCTCAAGGTCCGATATACCTGCCGGCCGAGCAAGCTCCCCTGGGGGACCACCGCGCTTTACGAGGCGGGCCAGACCTATGTCAAGCTCGGCAATCTCGCCAATGCCCGCAAGCTGTTTCAGCAGATTGTTCAGGAAAAGGGGATGGGCGACCAGTTCGGACGCGTCGCCAATGAACGGATTCGCGAGATCGATGCCATGCTGGCACAGAAGAAAGGCTGA
- the mltG gene encoding endolytic transglycosylase MltG, protein MEAKVLHFSLRGVLITLAVLLLMAALFPPLYILHWPLGQPPQGQTADIKIKFGTPPDSIAAMLERAQVIGSASRFKMALKLLNKGGALRAGHFRIPRPLSNKRAIIALTEGPQILTKVTIPEGWTAKRIAGLFHREMGLDSVRFLQLTRDSSFVSRFGIGTRDLEGYLLPETYFFPYGSTETQVIAPLVQQFKKTVWDTLYERSQEMGFTTGEMMTLASIIQAEAKLEREMNLIASVYHNRLRLGIPLQADPTIQYLLPDGPRRLLYRDLQIDSPYNTYRYRGLPPGPIANPGKAAILAAVHPEATDYLFFVADTRGGHTFSSNFRNHLKAKSVLDRERQRVREMRP, encoded by the coding sequence ATGGAAGCCAAGGTATTACATTTTTCCCTGCGCGGCGTGCTGATTACACTGGCCGTGCTGCTGCTCATGGCTGCGCTCTTCCCGCCGTTGTACATCCTGCATTGGCCTCTCGGCCAGCCGCCACAGGGGCAGACGGCTGATATTAAAATCAAATTTGGCACACCGCCGGATTCGATTGCGGCAATGCTTGAGCGGGCGCAGGTCATCGGCAGCGCCAGTCGGTTTAAGATGGCTCTGAAACTCCTGAACAAGGGGGGCGCTCTGCGAGCCGGTCACTTTCGCATCCCCAGGCCTCTTTCCAACAAACGCGCGATTATCGCCCTGACCGAAGGACCGCAGATCCTTACCAAAGTGACCATCCCTGAAGGATGGACGGCAAAACGCATCGCCGGCCTCTTTCATCGTGAGATGGGTCTCGATTCCGTGCGTTTCCTTCAGCTGACCCGCGACAGCAGCTTCGTCTCCCGATTCGGGATCGGCACACGCGATCTCGAGGGCTATCTGCTGCCCGAGACCTATTTTTTCCCCTACGGCTCCACTGAAACTCAGGTTATCGCCCCTCTTGTCCAGCAGTTCAAGAAAACCGTGTGGGATACCCTTTATGAACGCTCCCAGGAAATGGGCTTCACGACAGGAGAGATGATGACCCTGGCTTCGATCATCCAGGCAGAAGCCAAACTCGAACGCGAGATGAACCTCATCGCGTCTGTATATCATAACCGGCTACGCCTTGGCATCCCCCTGCAAGCCGATCCGACCATACAGTATCTCCTGCCCGATGGGCCGCGCCGGCTGCTCTATCGCGATCTGCAGATCGACTCACCCTATAATACCTACCGCTACCGCGGACTCCCGCCCGGTCCCATCGCCAATCCCGGTAAGGCTGCCATCCTGGCGGCTGTGCATCCGGAAGCGACCGACTATCTGTTTTTTGTCGCCGATACGCGGGGCGGACACACCTTTTCATCCAATTTTCGCAATCACCTCAAGGCCAAGAGTGTTCTCGATCGCGAACGGCAACGTGTCCGGGAAATGAGGCCCTGA
- a CDS encoding glycoside hydrolase family 3 N-terminal domain-containing protein, with amino-acid sequence MRKLSLPALALVLVLFWPILSLSQIPGYGTDVDKRVEDLLARMTLEEKIGQLQQYSASNDSAFARMAKSGSVGSFLNVRGAAATNALQKLAVENSRLGIPILFGLDVIHGYQTIFPIPLAEAASWDPALVEQAATVAAREARAAGIHWTFAPMVDIARDSRWGRIAEGSGEDPFLGSRMAIARVRGFQGERLHAPDRVAACLKHYVGYGAAEGGRDYNTTEISDQTLRNIYLPPFAAGVRAGAATLMSAFNDLNGIPASANPFTLDHILRQEWGFRGFVVSDWNSIGELITHGVAQDCAEAAIKSLNAGVEMDMESHCYQQSLRHLVESGQISLRTIDEAVRRVLRIKILLGLFENPYADPKREKEVMLAKPHQELALQMARESIVLLKNAGNLLPLGRPKTIAVIGPLANARADLLGTWCCEGDSNQVVTVLEGIRRTLGSQTRILTASGCDLDGTNGRNVPAAVALAQQADVIIAVIGESASMSGEASSRSSLNLPGLQEGLIKALAATQKPVVAVILAGRPLTIPWLAENVPAMVMAWHGGTQAGQAIADVLFGAYNPSGRLPISWPRSASQLPLYYNHKNTGRPAADSKYTSRYIDLPSGSQYPFGFGLSYSRFEYANLKLDTAEIGPAGFLQVSAEVKNSGSREGEEVVQLYIHDLVGSLTRPVRELKGFQRIHLLPGQSRSVHFTLGPDELGFYDAENRFLVEPGRFQLWIGPNCTEGLQGEFTVR; translated from the coding sequence ATGCGCAAACTGAGCCTGCCAGCTCTGGCCCTTGTCCTTGTCCTGTTCTGGCCCATCCTTTCACTCTCGCAAATCCCCGGCTATGGGACAGATGTGGACAAGCGGGTGGAGGACCTCCTTGCCCGCATGACCCTCGAAGAAAAGATCGGCCAGCTGCAGCAATACAGCGCCAGTAACGACTCCGCCTTCGCCCGGATGGCGAAAAGTGGTAGCGTTGGCTCGTTCCTTAATGTCCGCGGTGCTGCCGCGACCAATGCTCTGCAAAAGCTGGCCGTAGAAAATTCGCGGCTGGGGATCCCCATCCTCTTTGGACTGGATGTCATTCACGGCTATCAGACCATTTTCCCGATCCCGCTGGCCGAGGCTGCCAGCTGGGACCCCGCCTTGGTGGAACAAGCCGCCACTGTAGCGGCCCGGGAGGCACGGGCCGCGGGCATCCACTGGACCTTTGCACCTATGGTCGACATCGCCCGTGACAGCCGCTGGGGTCGCATCGCTGAAGGGTCGGGCGAGGATCCCTTCCTGGGAAGCAGGATGGCCATCGCTCGCGTCCGCGGTTTCCAGGGCGAGCGTCTCCATGCACCTGACCGCGTCGCCGCCTGCCTGAAGCACTATGTCGGCTATGGCGCCGCCGAGGGTGGACGCGACTACAATACCACCGAGATTTCAGACCAAACGCTGCGCAATATCTACCTGCCGCCCTTCGCCGCGGGTGTTCGTGCCGGCGCTGCAACGCTGATGAGTGCATTTAACGACCTCAACGGCATTCCCGCTTCGGCCAATCCCTTCACTCTGGACCACATCCTCCGGCAAGAGTGGGGATTTAGGGGTTTCGTTGTCAGCGACTGGAACTCGATCGGTGAGCTCATCACACATGGTGTGGCCCAAGATTGCGCGGAAGCCGCGATCAAAAGCCTGAACGCCGGCGTCGAGATGGATATGGAGAGTCATTGCTACCAGCAAAGCCTGAGGCACTTGGTGGAGAGCGGGCAGATATCCCTCAGGACCATAGACGAGGCCGTGCGGCGTGTTTTACGCATCAAGATCCTCCTCGGCCTCTTTGAGAATCCCTATGCGGATCCGAAACGCGAAAAAGAGGTCATGCTGGCCAAACCCCACCAGGAACTGGCTTTGCAAATGGCCCGCGAATCGATTGTCTTGCTGAAGAATGCGGGCAATCTACTCCCGCTGGGACGACCAAAGACGATCGCCGTAATCGGCCCCCTGGCCAATGCCCGGGCGGATCTGCTCGGGACCTGGTGCTGCGAGGGCGATTCGAATCAGGTCGTCACGGTGCTGGAGGGAATCCGTCGAACACTGGGCTCGCAGACGCGGATTCTAACGGCCTCCGGTTGTGACCTGGATGGCACCAATGGCCGCAATGTGCCCGCGGCGGTAGCGCTGGCGCAGCAGGCCGATGTGATCATTGCAGTGATCGGAGAAAGCGCTTCGATGAGCGGCGAAGCCAGCAGCCGGAGCAGCCTCAATTTGCCGGGATTGCAGGAAGGATTGATCAAGGCCCTCGCTGCGACACAGAAACCGGTGGTCGCCGTGATTTTGGCCGGACGTCCACTGACCATCCCCTGGTTGGCCGAGAACGTGCCCGCCATGGTGATGGCTTGGCATGGCGGTACCCAGGCCGGTCAAGCCATTGCCGACGTCCTTTTTGGCGCCTACAATCCTTCAGGGCGTCTGCCGATCAGCTGGCCGCGTTCCGCCAGTCAATTGCCGCTCTATTACAACCATAAAAATACTGGACGTCCCGCAGCCGATTCCAAATACACCAGCCGCTATATCGATTTGCCCTCCGGATCGCAATATCCCTTTGGCTTTGGACTGAGCTACAGCCGGTTCGAGTACGCCAATCTGAAGCTGGATACCGCGGAAATCGGTCCCGCCGGATTCCTGCAGGTCAGCGCCGAGGTTAAAAATAGCGGTAGCCGTGAGGGAGAAGAAGTAGTCCAGCTCTATATCCATGATCTGGTTGGCAGCCTTACCCGTCCGGTGCGCGAGCTCAAGGGATTCCAACGCATCCATTTGCTGCCCGGCCAATCCCGCAGTGTCCATTTCACACTGGGCCCCGATGAACTGGGATTTTATGACGCAGAAAACCGCTTTCTTGTTGAACCCGGCCGGTTCCAACTCTGGATCGGACCCAACTGCACCGAGGGGTTGCAGGGTGAATTCACCGTCCGCTGA